In Bos indicus x Bos taurus breed Angus x Brahman F1 hybrid chromosome 1, Bos_hybrid_MaternalHap_v2.0, whole genome shotgun sequence, a single window of DNA contains:
- the TRMT10C gene encoding tRNA methyltransferase 10 homolog C — MPVLLKMSVSITFLRPFARVLVPFTLHRKRRVLYSTIMQRYMSSKIPAASYPNKESTPPSEELELDRWKITMKSSVQEEDVSTATSSEDEDPLAATRELVEMWRLLGKEVPEHFSEEELKTLMECVSKSSKRKYLKYLYIKEKMKKARQIKKEMKKAEKEEPKKDQLPETIKEDKQQNFLFLRLWDRNMDIAMGWKGAQAMQFGQPLVFDMAYDDHMKPKELQNAVSQLLESEGCNRRNVDPFHIYFCNLKTGGAYYKELVKRYGEKWNKLLLTATEKSHVDLFPKDSIIYLTADSPNVMTTFKHDKIYIVGSFVDKNMQPGTSLAKAKRLKLATECLPLDKYLQWDTGTKNLTLDQMMRILLCLKNTGSWEEALKFVPSRKHAGYLEISQHSQEFLNRMKKSKTFNSFPRGSINRHRKSSLKENI, encoded by the coding sequence ATGCCTGTTCTCCTCAAAATGAGTGTCAGTATCACCTTCTTAAGACCTTTTGCCAGAGTTTTAGTGCCATTTACCCTTCATAGGAAGAGAAGGGTTTTGTATTCAACAATTATGCAGAGATACATGTCTTCCAAAATACCAGCTGCATCCTATCCTAATAAGGAGAGTACACCACCTTCTGAAGAGCTGGAGTTGGACAGGTGGAAAATTACAATGAAATCTAGTGTGCAAGAAGAGGATGTTTCAACAGCCACAAGTAGCGAGGATGAAGATCCTCTAGCTGCCACCAGGGAGTTAGTTGAGATGTGGAGGTTGCTTGGCAAAGAAGTACCAGAACACTTCAGTGAAGAAGAGCTCAAAACCCTTATGGAATGTGTTTCTAAGTcatcaaaaaggaaatatttaaaatacttatatattaaggaaaaaatgaaaaaagccagacaaataaaaaaggaaatgaaaaaagcagaaaaagaagaacctAAAAAAGATCAGCTACCAGAAACCATTAAGGAAGATAAACAGCAAAACTTTCTATTTCTACGACTTTGGGACAGGAATATGGACATTGCAATGGGCTGGAAAGGTGCCCAGGCCATGCAGTTTGGACAGCCTTTGGTTTTTGACATGGCTTATGATGACCATATGAAACCAAAAGAATTACAGAATGCTGTTTCCCAACTTTTAGAAAGTGAAGGATGTAACAGAAGAAATGTTGATCCTTTCCATATTTATTTCTGTAATCTTAAAACAGGTGGTGCCTACTATAAAGAGTTAGTTAAACGTTATGGAGAAAAATGGAACAAATTGCTTTTAACAGCAACAGAAAAGTCTCATGTAGATTTATTTCCAAAAGATAGTATTATATATTTAACTGCAGATTCTCCCAATGTTATGACTACTTTCAAGCATGACAAAATTTATATAGTGGGGTCTTTTGTTGATAAGAATATGCAGCCAGGCACATCCCTAGCCAAAGCAAAACGGCTGAAGCTGGCAACAGAATGCCTTCCATTAGATAAATATTTGCAGTGGGACACTGGTACCAAAAATCTCACTTTAGATCAAATGATGCGTATTTTGTTATGTCTGAAAAATACTGGTAGCTGGGAAGAGGCTCTGAAGTTTGTTCCTAGCAGAAAACATGCTGGTTATCTGGAGATATCTCAGCATTCTCAAGAGTTTCTCAACAGAATGAAGAAGTCAAAGACTTTTAATTCATTTCCAAGAGGCTCTATAAATAGACACAGGAAAAGCAGCTTGAAGGAGAACATTTGA